The Pseudomonas fluorescens genome includes a window with the following:
- a CDS encoding cytochrome c gives MNAYIRWFQRIIWVGIVMNMFFAIPALFAPALLTSMLGLPPVLSDPWLENAGMLLVGISLFYMPSGFNAPRFVVHSWLCVLSRLVAVVFWIYLINTNNQGQLFVPMLMGDLSMFLILGVLLYLGSTLANRPLTLLCAGWREWRAGWARRWHSHGFKVGTLVVVLVLGFIGYQTWYQMIREVPQPDFASDEDHYKYAAIGLGIEARIPYYLFAVLPQMCPEKLPKPGGYEVFGFLYENGNDLPIGMAKRQLGYPTVEPNCALCHTGSYRANASDVAVPVASAPANTLQLQAFQWFAYDCASDPKFTPDAVMAAINGKFQLGFFEKLYNRYLIIPMAKSALLKQKQAYAWQKLRPAQGPGRTDTFNPTKMVVFGFPDDSTIGTVDLPQVWNQKPRESLYLHWDGNNNNIHERNYAAAMAVGATPQSVLPPSFNRVTNWLLGHKAPVWPFALDQAKVAQGKPIWEKNCAGCHDFGRTDTGQVTTNIDQLGTDPHRLNSFTEGLVTAFHGFKKPPFDFNAYRKTQSYSNTPTDGIWLRAPYLHNGSVPTLWDLLQPPQLRPQVFYTGSDIYDQEKVGFITSGAQMKASADFKYDTRLEGNHNGGHLYGTQLPDVDKRALIEFMKTL, from the coding sequence ATGAACGCTTACATCCGCTGGTTCCAACGCATCATCTGGGTGGGCATTGTGATGAACATGTTCTTCGCGATCCCGGCGCTGTTCGCGCCGGCGTTGCTGACGTCCATGCTCGGCTTGCCGCCCGTGTTGTCCGATCCCTGGCTGGAAAACGCCGGCATGTTGCTGGTGGGGATCAGCCTGTTCTACATGCCCTCCGGGTTCAACGCGCCGCGTTTCGTCGTGCATTCGTGGTTGTGCGTGCTGTCGCGGCTGGTGGCGGTGGTGTTCTGGATCTACCTGATCAACACCAACAACCAGGGCCAGTTGTTCGTGCCGATGTTGATGGGCGACCTGAGCATGTTCCTGATCCTGGGCGTGCTGCTGTACCTGGGTAGCACGCTGGCCAATCGGCCACTGACCTTGCTCTGCGCCGGTTGGCGAGAGTGGCGCGCCGGCTGGGCGCGGCGCTGGCACAGCCACGGTTTCAAGGTCGGCACGCTGGTGGTCGTGCTGGTGCTGGGCTTCATCGGCTACCAGACCTGGTACCAGATGATCCGCGAAGTGCCGCAGCCAGACTTCGCCTCCGATGAAGACCATTACAAATACGCCGCCATCGGCCTGGGCATCGAGGCGCGGATTCCGTACTACCTGTTCGCCGTGCTGCCGCAGATGTGCCCGGAGAAACTGCCCAAGCCGGGCGGTTACGAGGTGTTCGGCTTCCTCTACGAAAATGGCAACGACCTGCCCATCGGCATGGCCAAGCGGCAGCTCGGCTACCCCACGGTGGAACCGAACTGCGCCCTGTGTCACACCGGTTCCTACCGGGCCAACGCCAGCGACGTCGCCGTTCCGGTCGCCAGCGCACCGGCCAACACCCTGCAACTGCAAGCCTTCCAGTGGTTTGCCTACGATTGCGCCAGCGATCCGAAATTCACCCCGGATGCGGTCATGGCGGCGATCAACGGCAAGTTCCAACTGGGCTTTTTCGAGAAGCTGTACAACCGTTACCTGATCATCCCGATGGCCAAGAGTGCGCTGCTCAAGCAGAAACAGGCCTACGCCTGGCAGAAGCTGCGTCCGGCCCAGGGCCCCGGGCGGACCGACACCTTCAACCCGACCAAAATGGTGGTGTTCGGCTTCCCGGATGACTCCACCATCGGCACTGTGGACCTGCCGCAGGTCTGGAACCAGAAACCCCGCGAGTCCCTGTATCTGCACTGGGATGGCAATAACAACAACATCCATGAGCGCAATTACGCCGCGGCCATGGCCGTGGGCGCGACACCGCAATCGGTATTGCCGCCGAGTTTCAACCGGGTGACCAATTGGCTGTTGGGGCACAAGGCGCCCGTCTGGCCGTTCGCCCTGGACCAGGCGAAAGTCGCCCAGGGCAAACCGATCTGGGAGAAAAACTGCGCCGGTTGCCACGACTTCGGCCGCACCGACACGGGCCAGGTTACTACCAACATTGACCAGTTGGGCACTGATCCCCACCGACTCAATTCTTTCACCGAAGGTTTGGTGACGGCGTTCCACGGCTTCAAGAAACCGCCGTTCGACTTCAACGCCTACCGCAAGACCCAGAGCTACAGCAACACCCCCACCGACGGCATCTGGCTGCGCGCGCCGTACCTGCACAACGGTTCGGTGCCGACCCTGTGGGATTTGCTGCAACCGCCGCAGTTGCGTCCGCAGGTGTTCTACACCGGCTCCGACATCTACGACCAGGAGAAGGTCGGTTTCATCACCAGCGGCGCGCAGATGAAGGCGTCGGCGGATTTCAAATACGACACCCGCCTGGAAGGCAACCACAACGGCGGCCACCTGTATGGCACGCAGCTGCCGGACGTCGATAAACGGGCCCTGATCGAATTCATGAAGACCCTGTAG
- a CDS encoding metallophosphoesterase has protein sequence MSLLHHWEHEFDKVKVRLHGLVTRLEMSWKKLVNDLEPEEFQAIVKLLQRGHDQARHVIEHGDLPDDEPAVPWELSHGLSILKIGNVTPLPQSEDELPTRVLKDGTLLGCRKWELLDLLWSEALLKWIENLRHHASFATNPALVKMDSDVVLAIAGDWGTGPFDSHAPAVAVANQMQLALADFTIHLGDVYYAGTHSQEDVDMVGWPQGKHGAFTLNSNHEMYSGAHGYFKELSKRFPVQQGTSYFALYNDDWLVVGLDSAYASDAMNLYMDGTLNTQQIEWMKTLPKRKKLMVLSHHQGFDISGHHKTALYQPVCDALGREPDYWYWGHLHNGICYAPQGGLHARCAGHGAIPYGTTSELNGHAGVLWSETQLAGDEAYPQRVLNGYVKVRLKGEEIVETFYGEDGSVRWSSH, from the coding sequence ATGTCATTACTGCACCATTGGGAGCATGAGTTCGACAAGGTCAAGGTCCGCCTGCACGGGTTGGTCACGCGGTTGGAAATGTCTTGGAAAAAACTCGTCAACGACCTGGAACCCGAGGAGTTCCAGGCCATCGTCAAGCTGCTGCAACGCGGCCACGACCAGGCCCGGCATGTCATCGAGCATGGCGACCTGCCGGACGACGAACCGGCCGTGCCATGGGAATTGTCCCACGGCTTGTCGATCCTCAAGATCGGCAACGTCACGCCCTTGCCGCAAAGCGAGGACGAGCTACCGACCCGGGTACTCAAGGACGGCACCTTGCTCGGCTGCCGCAAATGGGAACTGCTGGACCTGTTGTGGAGCGAGGCGTTGCTCAAGTGGATCGAGAACCTGCGCCACCACGCGTCGTTCGCCACCAACCCGGCGCTGGTGAAAATGGACAGCGACGTGGTGCTGGCCATCGCCGGCGACTGGGGCACCGGGCCGTTCGACAGTCATGCCCCGGCGGTGGCGGTGGCCAACCAGATGCAACTGGCCCTGGCCGATTTCACCATCCACCTGGGTGACGTGTATTACGCCGGCACCCATTCCCAGGAAGACGTCGACATGGTCGGCTGGCCCCAGGGCAAGCACGGCGCGTTCACCCTCAATTCCAACCATGAGATGTACAGCGGTGCCCACGGCTATTTCAAGGAATTGTCCAAGCGTTTCCCGGTGCAGCAAGGCACCAGCTACTTTGCCCTGTACAACGACGACTGGCTGGTGGTTGGCCTCGACAGCGCCTACGCCTCGGACGCCATGAACTTGTACATGGACGGCACCCTCAACACCCAGCAGATCGAATGGATGAAGACCCTGCCCAAGCGCAAGAAACTCATGGTGCTCAGTCATCACCAGGGTTTTGATATTTCCGGGCACCACAAGACGGCGCTTTACCAACCGGTATGCGATGCCTTGGGGCGCGAGCCGGATTATTGGTATTGGGGGCATTTGCACAACGGTATCTGCTACGCGCCGCAAGGCGGATTGCATGCACGCTGCGCCGGGCATGGGGCTATCCCCTACGGCACCACCAGCGAGCTGAACGGGCATGCCGGGGTGTTGTGGTCGGAGACTCAATTGGCGGGTGACGAGGCGTATCCGCAGCGGGTGTTGAACGGGTATGTGAAGGTGCGGCTGAAGGGGGAGGAGATTGTCGAGACGTTTTATGGGGAGGATGGCAGTGTGCGGTGGTCTTCTCACTAA
- the gbcA gene encoding glycine-betaine demethylase subunit GbcA has protein sequence MDVTTTLSLGDPLEPARKATAQMLQERERTFSLPQPFYSDERLFDIDMQEIFQKEWLIAGMTCEIPTKGNYLTLQVGKNPIIVIRGADGVVHAFHNVCRHRGSRLCTSDKGKVAKLVCHYHQWTYELDGRLLFAGTEMGADFDMKQYGLKPVNVKTAGGYIFISLAENPPAIDDFLSTLAHYMEPYDMENTKVAVQTTLMEKANWKLVLENNRECYHCGGAHPELLKTLLEWDDVTDPRADQAFKDHVAASAAAWEAEKIPYAHASFGLRNRIVRMPLLKGTVSMTMDGKQGCAKLMGRIKNPDLGSMRILHLPHSWNHCMGDHIIVFTVWPISAQETMVTTKWLVHKDAVEGVDYDVARMRQVWDATNDQDRRLAEENQRGINSTAYQPGPYSKTYEFGVVNFVDWYSERMLNNLGAEPAPYLKGVPVQG, from the coding sequence ATGGACGTCACCACTACCCTGAGCCTGGGCGATCCGCTGGAACCCGCACGCAAGGCCACCGCACAGATGCTACAGGAACGCGAGCGCACGTTCTCGCTGCCTCAGCCGTTCTACAGCGATGAGCGCCTGTTCGATATCGACATGCAGGAAATTTTCCAGAAGGAATGGTTGATCGCCGGCATGACCTGCGAAATCCCGACCAAGGGTAACTACCTGACCCTGCAAGTCGGCAAGAACCCGATCATCGTGATTCGCGGCGCCGACGGCGTAGTGCACGCGTTCCATAACGTCTGCCGTCACCGTGGCTCGCGGTTGTGCACCAGTGACAAGGGCAAGGTCGCCAAACTGGTTTGCCATTATCACCAGTGGACCTACGAACTCGACGGTCGCCTGCTGTTCGCCGGCACCGAAATGGGCGCCGACTTCGACATGAAGCAATACGGCTTGAAACCCGTGAACGTGAAGACCGCCGGCGGCTACATCTTCATCAGCCTGGCGGAGAACCCGCCGGCCATCGATGACTTCCTGTCGACCCTGGCCCATTACATGGAACCCTACGACATGGAAAACACCAAGGTGGCGGTGCAAACCACCTTGATGGAAAAAGCCAACTGGAAGCTGGTCCTGGAAAACAACCGCGAGTGTTACCACTGCGGCGGCGCGCACCCGGAACTGCTCAAGACCCTGCTGGAATGGGACGACGTCACCGACCCGCGCGCCGACCAGGCGTTCAAGGACCACGTGGCCGCCTCCGCCGCCGCCTGGGAAGCCGAGAAGATCCCTTACGCCCACGCCAGTTTCGGCCTGCGCAACCGCATCGTGCGCATGCCGCTGCTCAAGGGCACCGTGTCGATGACCATGGACGGCAAGCAAGGCTGCGCCAAGCTGATGGGCCGCATCAAGAACCCGGACCTGGGCTCGATGCGCATCCTGCACCTGCCGCATTCGTGGAACCACTGCATGGGCGACCACATCATCGTGTTCACCGTGTGGCCGATCAGCGCCCAGGAAACCATGGTTACCACCAAGTGGCTGGTGCACAAGGACGCGGTCGAAGGCGTGGACTACGACGTGGCGCGCATGCGCCAGGTCTGGGACGCCACCAACGACCAGGACCGTCGCCTGGCCGAAGAAAACCAGCGCGGCATCAACTCCACCGCCTACCAGCCAGGCCCGTACTCCAAGACTTATGAGTTCGGCGTGGTGAACTTCGTGGATTGGTACAGCGAGCGCATGCTCAACAACCTCGGGGCCGAGCCAGCGCCATACCTCAAGGGCGTTCCGGTCCAGGGCTAA
- the gbcB gene encoding glycine-betaine demethylase subunit GbcB, which produces MSNNFLNPVTTQTWANGRHIVRCVKVIQETWDVRTFCFMADQPIMFFFKPGQFVTLELEIEGQPIMRSYTISSSPSVPYSFSVTIKRVPGGKVSNWLHDTLHEGQELAVHGPVGLFNAIDFPSPKVLYLSGGVGITPCMSMARWFYDTNANVDMTFIHSARSPKDIIYHRELEHMASRIDNFSLHLICEKHGLGEPWAGYRGYLNHKMLELMVPDFLEREVFCCGPTPYMTAVKRLLEAAGYDMKRYHEESFGATPPEARADAVEQAEQAADAPEVDAADLHLVEFTSSGKSIRVGPGETVHAAAAKLGMMIPKACGMGICGTCKVLKLGGEVEMDHNGGITEDDEAEGYILSCCSVPKGDVRIEF; this is translated from the coding sequence ATGTCCAATAACTTCCTGAACCCGGTCACGACCCAGACCTGGGCCAATGGCCGACATATCGTACGTTGCGTCAAAGTCATCCAGGAAACCTGGGATGTGCGCACGTTCTGCTTCATGGCCGACCAGCCAATCATGTTCTTTTTCAAGCCGGGACAGTTTGTCACCCTGGAGCTGGAAATCGAAGGCCAGCCGATCATGCGCTCCTACACCATCTCCAGTTCGCCGTCGGTGCCCTACAGTTTTTCGGTGACCATCAAGCGCGTTCCGGGGGGCAAGGTTTCCAACTGGCTGCACGACACCCTGCATGAAGGTCAGGAGCTGGCGGTGCACGGGCCGGTGGGGTTGTTCAACGCCATCGATTTCCCAAGCCCGAAAGTCCTGTACCTGAGCGGTGGCGTGGGGATCACGCCGTGCATGTCCATGGCGCGCTGGTTCTACGACACCAACGCCAATGTCGACATGACCTTTATCCACAGCGCCCGCTCGCCCAAGGACATCATCTACCACCGCGAGCTGGAACACATGGCGTCGCGGATCGACAACTTCAGCCTGCACCTGATCTGCGAAAAACATGGCCTGGGCGAGCCTTGGGCCGGGTATCGCGGTTATCTGAACCACAAGATGCTGGAATTGATGGTGCCCGACTTCCTCGAGCGCGAGGTGTTCTGCTGCGGCCCGACCCCATACATGACCGCGGTCAAGCGCCTGCTGGAAGCGGCCGGCTACGACATGAAGCGTTATCACGAGGAATCCTTCGGCGCTACACCACCGGAAGCCCGCGCCGACGCCGTGGAACAGGCCGAACAGGCTGCCGACGCGCCGGAAGTCGATGCGGCGGACCTGCACCTGGTGGAGTTCACCTCCTCTGGCAAGAGCATTCGCGTGGGACCGGGCGAAACCGTGCACGCTGCGGCTGCCAAGCTCGGCATGATGATCCCCAAGGCTTGCGGCATGGGCATCTGCGGCACCTGCAAGGTGCTGAAGCTGGGCGGGGAAGTGGAAATGGACCACAACGGCGGGATCACCGAGGACGACGAGGCCGAGGGCTACATCCTGTCGTGCTGCAGCGTGCCGAAGGGGGATGTGCGGATCGAGTTCTGA
- a CDS encoding low specificity L-threonine aldolase, which yields MTDKSQQFASDNYSGICPEAWAAMEEANQGHQRAYGDDEWTHRAADDFRALFETDCEVFFAFNGTAANSLALSSLCQSYHSVICSETAHVETDECGAPEFFSNGSKLLVARTENGKLTPESIREIALKRQDIHYPKPRVVTLTQATEVGSVYTPEEIRAISITCKELGLNLHMDGARFSNACAFLGCSPADLTWKAGVDVLCFGGTKNGMAVGEAILFFNHDLAVDFDYRCKQAGQLASKMRFLSAPWVGLLQNQAWLKHARHANHCAQLLAELVSDIPGVELMFPVQANGVFLQLSEPAIAALTARGWRFYTFIGKGGARFMCSWDTEEARVRELAADIREVMSL from the coding sequence ATGACCGACAAGAGTCAACAGTTTGCCAGCGACAACTATTCCGGCATTTGCCCCGAAGCCTGGGCCGCCATGGAAGAAGCCAACCAGGGCCACCAGCGCGCCTACGGTGACGACGAGTGGACCCATCGCGCGGCGGATGATTTCCGGGCCTTGTTCGAAACCGACTGCGAAGTGTTCTTCGCGTTCAATGGCACGGCGGCCAACTCCCTGGCGCTGTCGTCGCTGTGCCAGAGTTACCACAGCGTGATCTGCTCGGAAACCGCCCACGTCGAAACCGACGAATGTGGCGCGCCGGAGTTCTTCTCCAACGGTTCCAAACTGTTGGTCGCGCGCACTGAAAACGGCAAGCTGACCCCCGAGTCGATCCGCGAGATCGCCCTCAAGCGCCAGGACATCCACTACCCCAAGCCCCGGGTCGTGACCCTGACCCAGGCCACGGAAGTCGGCAGTGTCTACACCCCGGAAGAAATCCGCGCCATCAGCATCACCTGCAAGGAACTGGGGCTGAACCTGCACATGGACGGCGCGCGCTTTTCCAACGCCTGCGCCTTCCTCGGCTGCTCCCCGGCCGACCTGACCTGGAAGGCCGGTGTGGACGTGTTGTGCTTTGGCGGTACGAAAAACGGCATGGCGGTGGGTGAAGCGATCCTGTTCTTCAATCACGACCTGGCCGTGGACTTCGACTACCGCTGCAAACAGGCCGGGCAACTGGCATCGAAGATGCGTTTCCTCTCCGCGCCCTGGGTCGGTTTGCTGCAAAACCAGGCCTGGCTCAAGCACGCCCGCCACGCCAACCACTGCGCCCAATTGCTGGCAGAGCTGGTCAGCGACATTCCAGGCGTGGAACTGATGTTTCCGGTCCAGGCCAATGGCGTGTTCCTGCAACTCTCGGAACCGGCCATCGCCGCGCTGACCGCTCGCGGCTGGCGCTTCTACACCTTCATCGGCAAGGGCGGCGCGCGGTTCATGTGCTCGTGGGATACCGAAGAGGCGCGGGTAAGGGAATTGGCGGCGGATATTCGGGAAGTGATGAGCCTTTAA